A window of the Hypomesus transpacificus isolate Combined female chromosome 8, fHypTra1, whole genome shotgun sequence genome harbors these coding sequences:
- the LOC124470171 gene encoding myosin-7-like gives MGDALMAEFGTAGPFLRKSDKERLEAQTRPFDMKKNCFVPDPEVEYVRALISSRDGDKVTVETEYGKTTTHKEDDIHPQNPPKFDKIEDMAMFTFLHEPAVLFNLKERYAAWMIYTYSGLFCVTVNPYKWLPVYDQSVVNAYRGKKRSEAPPHIFSISDNAYQYMLSDRENQSVLITGESGAGKTVNTKRVIQYLASIAAVTGKKDAAQEKKGTLEDQIIQCNPALEAFGNAKTIRNDNSSRFGKFIRIHFGVSGKLSSADIETYLLEKSRVTFQLKAERDYHIFYQILSQKKPELLEMLLITSNPYDYAFISQGEISVTSIDDSDELVATDEAFDVLGFTQEEKNGIYKMTGAIMHYGNMKFKNKQREEQAESDGTEDTDKVAYLMGLNSADLIKGLCHPRVKVGNEWVTKGQSVQQVYYSIGALSKSLYEKMFLWMVVRINQSLDTKNARQHYIGVLDIAGFEIFDFNTFEQLCINFTNEKLQQFFNHHMFVLEQEEYKKEGIVWVFIDFGMDLAACIELIEKPMGIMSILEEECMFPKASDATFKAKLYDNHLGKNPNFQKPRIVKGRPEAHFSLVHYAGTVDYNIGNWLVKNKDPLNETVVGLFQKSSLKMLAVLFAGYAGADAAAESGGGKKKKGSSFQTVSALHRENLNKLMTNLRSTHPHFVRCLIPNETKTPGAMENPLVMHQLRCNGVLEGIRICRKGFPNRIQYGDFKQRYRILNPNVIPEGAFMDNKKAAEKLLGSLDIDHEEYRLGHTKVFFKAGLLGVLEEMRDDRLSLIITGLQSRARGLLARIEFQKIVERRDALLVIQWNIRAFMGVKNWPWMKMYFKIKPLLVSAETEKEMANMKEEFLKLKEAYAKSEARRKELEEKMVSLIQEKNDLQLAVQTEQDSLGDAEERCEGLIKSKIQLEAKSKELTERLEDEEEMNAELTAKKRKLEDECSELKKDIDDLELTLAKVEKEKHATENKVKNLTEEMAALDEIIAKLTKEKKALQEAHQQTLDDLQSEEDKVNTLTKAKTKLEQQVDDLEGSLEQEKKVRMDLERAKRKLEGDLKLTQESLMDLENDKQQMEERLKKKDFEISQLSSKIEDEQAMGAQLQKKLKELQARIEELEEELEAERAARAKVEKQRADLARELEEISERLEEAGGATAAQIEMNKKREAEFQKVRRDLEEATLQHEATAATLRKKNADSVADLGEQIDNLQRVKQKLEKEKSELRLELDDVVSNMEQIVKSKTNLEKMCRTLEDQMTEYRTKSEEGQRSINDFTMQKAKLQTENGELARQMEEKDSLVSQLTRGKQSNVQQIEDLKRQLEEEIKAKNALAHAVQSARHDSELLREQYEEEQEAKAELQRSMSKANSEVAQWRTKYETDAIQRTEELEEAKKKLAQRLQDAEEAVEAVNAKCSSLDKTKHRLQNEIEDLMVDVERSNAAAAVLDKKQRNFDKVLAEWKQKYEESQTELESAQKEARSLSTELFKLKNSYEESLDHLETIKRENKNLQEEISDLTEQLGEGGKSIHELEKVRKQLEQEKAEIQTALEEAEGSLEHEEGKILRAQLEFNQVKADIERKLVEKDEEMEMAKRNQQRVVDSLQSSLESETRSRNEALRLKKKMEGDLNEMEIQLSQANRQAAEAQKQLKGLHAHMKDSQLQLDDALRGNDDLKENIAIVERRNNLLQAELDELRSMVEQTERGRKLAEQELLDVSERVQLLHSQNTSLLNQKKKLEGDTSQLQNEVEEAVQECRNAEEKAKKAITDAAMMAEELKKEQDTSAHLERMKKNMEQTIKDLQHRLDEAEQIAMKGGKKQVQKLEARVRELETEVELEQKKGGDSVKGVRKYERRIKELTYQTEEDRKNLSRLQDLVDKLQLKVKSYKRTAEEAEEQSNSNLGKFRKLQHELDEAEERADIAESQVNKMRTKSRDVGSKKGHDEE, from the exons ATGGGGGACGCCTTGATGGCCGAGTTTGGGACAGCAGGTCCTTTTCTGAGGAAGTCAGACAAGGAACGTCTGGAGGCCCAGACTCGTCCTTTTGACATGAAGAAGAACTGCTTTGTGCCTGACCCAGAGGTTGAGTACGTCAGGGCACTTATAAGCAGTAGAGATGGGGACAAAGTCACTGTTGAAACTGAGTATGGGAAG ACAACAACACATAAGGAGGATGACATCCATCCCCAGAACCCGCCAAAGTTTGATAAAATTGAGGACATGGCGATGTTCACCTTCCTGCACGAGCCTGCTGTGCTGTTTAACCTCAAAGAGCGTTATGCAGCCTGGATGATCTAT acCTACTCAGGACTGTTCTGTGTGACTGTCAACCCCTACAAGTGGCTGCCAGTGTACGATCAGTCAGTTGTCAATGCTTACAGAGGCAAGAAGAGGAGTGAAGCTCCTCCTCacatcttctccatctctgacaATGCCTACCAGTACATGCTGTCAG ACAGGGAAAATCAATCTGTACTGATCAC TGGAGAATCCGGTGCAGGGAAGACTGTGAACACCAAGAGAGTAATCCAGTACTTGGCCAGCATTGCAGCTGTTACTGGAAAGAAGGATGCCGCACAGGAGAAAAAG GGTACCCTGGAGGATCAAATCATCCAGTGTAACCCTGCCCTGGAGGCTTTTGGTAATGCCAAGACCATCAGAAATGACAACTCCTCCAGATTT GGAAAATTCATCAGAATTCATTTTGGAGTGAGTGGGAAGCTTTCATCTGCAGACATTGAAACTT ATCTTTTGGAGAAGTCACGTGTCACTTTCCAGCTCAAGGCTGAGAGAGACTACCACATCTTCTACCAGATCCTGTCTCAAAAGAAACCAGAACTGCTGG AGATGCTGCTCATCACCAGCAACCCCTATGATTACGCCTTCATTTCCCAAGGAGAGATTTCTGTAACATCTATTGATGATTCTGATGAGCTGGTGGCTACTGAT GAAGCCTTTGATGTGCTGGGATTCACCCAAGAGGAAAAGAACGGCATTTACAAGATGACTGGTGCCATCATGCACTATGGCAACATGAAGTTCAAGAACaagcagagggaggagcaggcagAGTCAGACGGCACTGAGG ATACCGACAAAGTCGCATACCTGATGGGCTTGAACTCTGCTGACCTGATCAAGGGTCTCTGCCACCCAAGGGTCAAAGTAGGAAATGAGTGGGTCACCAAAGGTCAAAGTGTCCAGCAG GTGTACTACTCCATTGGTGCACTGTCCAAGTCATTGTATGAGAAGATGTTCCTGTGGATGGTGGTGAGAATCAACCAATCCCTGGACACCAAGAATGCTCGCCAGCATTACATTGGTGTGCTGGACATTGCAGGCTTTGAGATCTTTGAT TTCAACACCTTTGAACAGCTGTGCATCAACTTCACTAATGAGAAGCTGCAGCAGTTCTTCAACCACCACATGTTTGTGCTGGAGCAAGAAGAGTACAAGAAAGAAGGAATTGTTTGGGTGTTCATTGACTTTGGCATGGACTTGGCAGCCTGCATTGAGCTTATCGAGAAG CCCATGGGTATCATGTCCATCCTTGAAGAGGAGTGCATGTTCCCCAAAGCCAGTGATGCTACATTCAAGGCTAAGCTGTATGACAACCACCTGGGCAAAAACCCCAACTTCCAGAAGCCCAGAATTGTGAAAGGTCGACCAGAGGCCCATTTCTCCCTGGTTCACTATGCAGGCACAGTTGACTACAACATTGgtaactggctggtgaagaacaAGGACCCTCTGAATGAGACTGTGGTTGGACTCTTCCAGAAATCATCTCTTAAGATGTTGGCTGTGCTTTTTGCTGGCTATGCTGGGGCTGACGCTGCTG CTGAGTctggaggaggaaagaagaagaaaggctcCTCTTTCCAGACAGTGTCTGCTTTGCACagg GAGAACCTGAACAAACTCATGACCAACTTGAGGTCTACTCACCCCCACTTTGTGCGTTGCCTCATCCCCAATGAGACCAAGACTCCTGGGGCCATGGAGAACCCTCTGGTCATGCACCAGCTGCGCTGTAACGGTGTGCTGGAAGGCATCAGAATCTGCAGGAAGGGATTCCCCAACAGGATTCAGTATGGTGACTTCAAACAAAG ATACCGCATCCTAAACCCAAATGTTATCCCTGAGGGGGCGTTTATGGACAACAAGAAGGCAGCAGAAAAACTGCTGGGTAGTCTGGACATTGACCACGAGGAGTACAGATTAGGACACACCAAG GTGTTCTTCAAGGCTGGTCTGCTGGGTGTTctagaggagatgagagacgaccgtctctctctcatcatcacaGGGCTCCAGTCCAGAGCACGTGGTCTGCTTGCCAGAATTGAGTTCCAGAAAATAGTTGAACGCAG GGATGCCCTGCTTGTGATCCAGTGGAACATCAGGGCCTTCATGGGGGTCAAGAATTGGCCCTGGATGAAGATGTACTTCAAGATCAAGCCTCTGCTTGTCTCAGctgagactgagaaagagatggCCAACATGAAGGAAGAATTCCTGAAGCTTAAAGAAGCTTATGCTAAATCTGAAGCCCGTAGGAAGGAGCTGGAAGAGAAGATGGTCTCCCTTATCCAGGAGAAGAACGACCTTCAACTCGCAGTCCAAACT GAACAAGACAGTCTGGGAGATGCTGAGGAGAGGTGTGAGGGATTGATCAAGAGCAAGATCCAGCTTGAGGCCAAATCCAAGGAACTGACTGAAAgactggaggatgaggaggagatgaatGCAGAGCTTACTGCTaagaagaggaagctggaggatgaGTGTTCAGAACTCAAGAAAGATATTGATGATCTGGAACTCActctggccaaagtggagaaggagaagcatgCCACGGAGAACAAG GTTAAAAACCTGACTGAGGAGATGGCAGCTCTGGATGAAATCATTGCCAAGCTGACCAAGGAGAAGAAAGCTCTCCAGGAGGCTCACCAGCAGACACTGGACGACCTTCAGAGTGAGGAGGACAAAGTCAACACTCTGACCAAGGCCAAAACCAAGCTGGAACAGCAGGTTGATGAT CTTGAAGGATCTCTGGAGCAAGAGAAGAAAGTAAGAATGGACCTTGAGAGAGCCAAGAGGAAGTTGGAGGGAGACCTGAAGTTGACCCAGGAGAGCCTAATGGACCTGGAGAACGACAAacagcagatggaggagagactgaAGAA GAAGGACTTTGAGATAAGTCAACTCAGCAGCAAGATTGAGGATGAGCAGGCTATGGGTGCCCAGCTTCAGAAGAAACTGAAGGAGCTGCAG GCCCGTATTGAGGAGCTTGAGGAAGagctggaggctgagagagCTGCCCGTGCCAAGGTTGAGAAGCAGAGGGCAGACTTGGCCCGAGAGTTGGAGGAGATcagtgagaggctggaggaggctggtggagCCACTGCTGCCCAGATTGAGATGAACaagaagagggaggcagagttcCAGAAGGTGCGCAGAGACCTTGAAGAGGCTACCCTGCAGCATGAGGCTACAGCTGCCACTCTGAGGAAGAAGAATGCAGACAGTGTGGCCGACCTGGGGGAGCAGATTGACAACCTTCAGAGAGTGAAGcagaagctggagaaggagaagagtgagctcaggctggagctggacgatgTGGTCTCCAACATGGAGCAGATCGTCAAGTCCAAA ACAAACTTGGAGAAAATGTGCAGAACCCTTGAAGACCAGATGACTGAATACAGGACTAAATCTGAGGAGGGACAGCGATCCATCAATGATTTCACCATGCAGAAAGCAAAGCTTCAAACTGAAAATG GTGAACTTGCCAGGCAAATGGAGGAGAAGGACTCCCTGGTTTCCCAACTTACCAGAGGAAAACAGTCTAATGTTCAGCAGATTGAGGATCTCAAAAGACAACTGGAGGAGGAAATCAAG GCAAAGAATGCTTTAGCCCATGCAGTGCAGTCTGCTCGCCATGACTCAGAGCTGCTGAGGGAGCAgtatgaggaggagcaggaggccaaGGCTGAGCTGCAGCGCAGCATGTCCAAGGCTAACTCTGAGGTGGCTCAGTGGAGAACCAAGTATGAAACTGATGCCATCCAGAGGaccgaggagctggaagaggccaA GAAGAAGCTGGCTCAGCGTCTGCAAGATGCAGAAGAGGCTGTGGAAGCTGTCAATGCTAAATGTTCCTCCCTGGATAAGACTAAACACAGACTCCAGAATGAGATTGAAGATCTCATGGTGGATGTGGAGAGATctaatgctgctgctgctgttctgGACAAGAAGCAAAGAAACTTTGACAAG gtcctggcAGAGTGGAAGCAGAAGTATGAGGAGTCCCAGACTGAGCTGGAAAGTGCACAGAAGGAGGCCAGATCCCTCAGCACTGAGCTGTTCAAACTGAAGAACTCCTATGAAGAGTCTCTGGATCATCTGGAGACCATAAAAAGGGAGAACAAGAACCTCCAAG AGGAAATTTCTGACCTGACTGAGCAACTTGGTGAGGGTGGAAAGAGCATCCATGAGTTGGAGAAGGTTCGTAaacagctggagcaggagaaggctgAGATCCAGACTGCTCTGGAGGAAGCTGAG GGCTCCCTGGAGCACGAGGAAGGCAAGATTCTCAGAGCTCAGCTGGAGTTCAACCAGGTCAAAGCTGACATTGAGCGCAAACTGgtggagaaggatgaggagatggaaatggccaagagaaaccAGCAGAGAGTGGTGGATAGCCTGCAAAGTTCTCTGGAGTCTGAGACTCGCAGCAGGAACGAGGCTCTCAGGctgaagaagaagatggagggagacctcAATGAGATGGAGATCCAGCTCAGCCAGGCcaacaggcaggcagcagaggCCCAGAAGCAACTCAAGGGCCTCCATGCACATATGAAG GACTCCCAACTGCAGCTGGATGATGCTCTTCGTGGCAATGATGATCTGAAGGAGAATATTGCCATTGTGGAGAGACGTAACAATCTGCTGCAGGCTGAACTGGATGAGCTGAGGTCCATGGTGgagcagactgagagaggcCGCAAACTGGCTGAGCAGGAACTGCTGGATGTCAGTGAGAGGGTTCAGCTGCTACACTCTCAG AACACCAGCCTGCTGAACCAGAAGAAGAAGCTAGAGGGTGACACTTCCCAGCTTCAGAATGAAGTGGAGGAGGCTGTGCAGGAGTGCAGGAATGCTGAGGAGAAAGCCAAGAAGGCCATCACTGATGCTGCCATGATGGcagaggagctgaagaaggagcaggACACCAGTGCTCACCTGGAGCGCATGAagaagaacatggagcagaccatcaaggacctgcagcaccGTCTGGATGAAGCTGAGCAAATCGCCATGAAGGGTGGCAAGAAGCAGGTCCAGAAGCTGGAGGCCAGG GTGAGGGAGCTGGAGACAGAGGTGGAGTTGGAGCAGAAGAAAGGAGGTGATTCAGTGAAAGGAGTCCGCAAATATGAGAGACGCATCAAGGAGCTCACTTACCAG ACTGAGGAGGACCGTAAGAACTTGAGCCGTCTGCAAGACCTGGTGGACAAACTGCAGTTGAAGGTCAAGTCCTACAAGAGAACTGCAGAGGAGGCT GAGGAACAGTCCAACTCTAATCTGGGCAAGTTCCGTAAACTGCAGCATGAGCTGGATGAAGCAGAGGAGAGGGCTGACATTGCTGAGTCCCAGGTCAACAAGATGAGAACCAAGAGTCGTGATGTAGGATCAAAG AAAGGACATGATGAAGAGTGA